Part of the Zerene cesonia ecotype Mississippi chromosome 3, Zerene_cesonia_1.1, whole genome shotgun sequence genome is shown below.
ATTCAGCAAATATTAggataaatgtaatttgtagtttgtatgtttgaaaagCAAAAGATCTTGttgaatacatttatagttcagaatataaataattatagtaataaacacttaataataaaaaacaagtacaaaaatattttcataagatAGTAATAGTACAatgaaaaatctaaaaaattacTTTGGTAAAGAGATCCCTTATTtgcgattatttaaatattttgactaataatctttattatttagatatatatctattaaaagtgttagaaatattttacacataaccaaaatttgttcatttaaaCATCATTGAATTATGAAGTGACGTCCATATAAaatcttacaaaatattagaTCATGTTGACCTATAACTTATTCCAACGGTTTCGAGTGAATTGTCACAATTTCTCTTgacaaatctttattttttataatctgtccCCATGAACATCGATTATAAAACAGACTGtcatataaagataaaaattataggttAACTGTACACTTTTCTATACTTGGGCAGTATTTCTACATCAAGTAGGCGGTTCCGGAGGCTGCGGATCTTTTTCCTTATTGAGAGGACTGCTATCAGGCGCACCTTCCCCACTATACCCACTGTTAACCGCAATCGACGTCAATGGAACCTgtagaaattatttcattaactaAGTAACTATGATATCATATTGTCTGTAATATTTAGTATCGATTCTtatctttgtttaatttatttttctgattATTTTTTGGATTTTAGGTAAGTACCATGTTGCAAGACTTTCAACAGTGATAAAGCTAATTTCACTCTcgtatttttgcttttatagtattaagtttttatgttatagtcgACAGTTATTGCGCTGGTCATGGTGAtccacctgatggtaagcgctaccaccctTCATGAACATCGTCAGAGGTCCTTCATCTATGCCAATgcattgccgactttaaaaagtATAGGATAAATAATTGATGAGGGGAATAAAAGACTGGGAAAGGAAACAAATAGGATAGGGGGCCTCCTCAGagtacagattttttttttatttcagatatttcttatttccCAATCTCAGTCTCAGTCCCctgatatttttgaaaacttttGGTTATATCTTTATCTTTTATGCTGATATCTTTAAAATGACAGAAGGTTCAGTTtgtagcatttttttttattctttacgtACTTTTATTACGCGATATAATGAGAGAAGGAATATCAACTTTCTTCCTCCGAGACGTCAAAgcaaaaatcttattaatttcCAAGAAATATTCACGTATCTTATTAGGTTTTAGAGACGCCCATTAGTAATTAAGTTCCCGCTGATaggcataatattattaacatgatGATCACGTGCGACGCTtggaattaattaatgtgCTTTCACCTTGCTAGGGCGTCTCCAGGGCGTGGATGTGTAGATTTATTGCTTAACTGGTAATGGTCATTTGTTATATGGAACTTTTTTCTTGGGAAATTAAGACACATTTGAATGTGtgtaaaaaactaaacttaattaaactaaacgttatggataattatttatgaagaattaggatataataaatggatgaaaataatatatgtaggaAATACTCTTCCAAGCGGTGATTAAATTCTAAAGGTCATTTAACGATTTGAAgctaaatatattgtgtattgtttaaattggtTTTAACACAATGTCCTAAAAGAAAACGATTCTTATTAAAGTTGGTCAGTTAGTTTATTCGTTTAGCTAATACAAAATAGCATTACTACCTATTTATAACGTCTAAATAACTCTccgtttaaatgtattatatggATAGAGTTTTACAAAATCTTGGTCCATATTTGTCAGACTTCCAATATcatcttaatattatcataagcTGCAACAGAGGAAAACATAACGTTACGTACCATAGACACTGCTGTACAGGTCTGTCCATCATTTTGTCGGGGCGGGGACAGCGCCGCGTCAAACCTCAAATCTAGGTGCACCATGTAGACTACTGTAGCTAATGTAGTTATGGAGAAGGTCAGTTGAGCTACAGCTACACCTATACATGTTCTTGTACCGCACCTGTAcagaattgttattaaaagttGTTTTCTCCATTGAGAAAAGAGAATTTGAAGAGAAATAAGGAACATAAAGACAGCGTATCTGATTTCCGAAGTTCACCCCAGCTTTTGAAAATGTCAATAGATCCTTATCTTCCTATAGAATTGCGGTTGTGCATGAAAGTTAGTAAAGGCGTATTTTCATATtggaataaatgaatgtatcGTAGTTTTagatttctaaaatatatttgtcaattctattttcaaacatgaatatttaaaataacaaagcaaATCACTTTCTCATGCATCTATTCTGAATTTTGtatacgaataaaaattgcaaacGGATATAAAAGAAGTATTTGAAATGTTCTATAAAAGGAAATTGAAAACCACACTCAATAGCGCGGACAACTGTTTCAATAACCGGCTGAGGATTTTTTAGGATTTATTTGGAAACATTGATTTTTGGAGAACGTTTCGTCCGCAACTAGCTAAGTATTGGTAACCAGCTGCAATTAAAATCTCAATCTAAGTTTGGgactgttattttatatagttagcACAGTGTATACTTATTACTGTTGTTATATATAGATTCTgtgatttaacattttaagatAAGGGGATGATATGTCAGGAGACTGCTTCATTATGATCAATGGCTAATAATTATCCAGACTTCTAATTAAAGTTAACATCTGCTAATAAGGCTGTAAATATGGAATCTGTTTGTTTAGTTccttgttaaaaaatttggtCAACTTACCCAAGATTCATGAGCGATCGTACACAAAACGTGAACATGGCTACATGAGCTCCTGTAGCAGCTATCCATAATATAGTCAAGGGAACTGCTGCGCACGGTGAAGGGCCCAGAACTCTCCAAGGTGATCCCCAGGATCTTGAGGTTTGAGTGCGAGCAGAGACCCAACCTCCGAAACCTCGGCTGTAGTACACCGATAGTGCTGTGGAATTAAGAGCTTTTGGAATCCCGAGTCTCTGACGCTCACGCGTTTTATGCTATAGGTGTATTCCAAAAAAGTTCTTAAGGTGCTTATAAGGTagttcggcacgaattgggacacctcgcaccggggatgtaccacacccccacagaagaccgacgttaaataaaatactgctgtgtttcgttggGTGAGTGGGatagccggaggcccattttattttctgttccccttcccagtcctttcctttatgcctctcgtcaatcctttcttaatcccttcccaatttaaagtcagcaatacatttgtagaggcataacgTCTGCAATtaaccttatgcctctccaaatgttcatgggcggtggtagcgcttaccatcaggcgactctccagctccattgccgacgataaCATAAAACCATAAAACAAGGAAGTTTTAGTTGAgtgagtaaataaatgttcgactttgaaaagaatttaaatacataatgcaCATCAGGaaagtaacaaaatatcattgttagttttatatttaataggttgaagtttaaaattttaattaaatggccctaccatttaattaaatttttgtcatttaataCAAATCAGTTCAATGTGGTTATAAAAGAGcttgtcattttaaaaaaaattgaaggtTTTTTCGAATTTTGATGAGTTTTCAACTCAAACTCTTTAAAAaagatgtaaaattttaatacatttcaataaataacggCATTGAGTAGTCTACCTTATTTCTTTAGACTAAAGATATCATTTATAAGTTGAAAAGCATAAAGTTTAATGGACAGAAGTTATGATCCAGATATTTTCGCTTTTACTAGGAAACCTACTTATGAGAACTATTCCAAAACTATTTTACGACACTTCGGTCCAGACATACACCAGTAGCTATAGAAGTGGGTAATATTTCCGTTGCTTTagaataaattctattttatacttttagcAAGTCTATTTTATTGCAGTTTTTAAACAGTTTCCCgcttgaatttaaaatataaagtaaattataatgttccGAAAATATTGGACAAAATCATTTTGcctttaagttttataataatgaagttatctaagttttaaaaatggtaaaattttTACTGACAACTAAGtaccgggcggagccggggtgGACTGcgaatatatcatatataaaaaaaatcgtatattACCAGCAGCAAGCACCGTAATTGCCCCAGCAGGAACACCAAGCCCCAGGACTGGTCTTTGTTTCTCTTCCAACCAGCCCACAGCACCCACAACTAGG
Proteins encoded:
- the LOC119838195 gene encoding uncharacterized protein LOC119838195 translates to MPVLAKPAMWSRKQSVCSAVSGLSRGEDQGIAGELYPFAIALRVRVLQIVCGIGGLVVGAVGWLEEKQRPVLGLGVPAGAITVLAAALSVYYSRGFGGWVSARTQTSRSWGSPWRVLGPSPCAAVPLTILWIAATGAHVAMFTFCVRSLMNLGCGTRTCIGVAVAQLTFSITTLATVVYMVHLDLRFDAALSPPRQNDGQTCTAVSMVPLTSIAVNSGYSGEGAPDSSPLNKEKDPQPPEPPT